A window of the Thermodesulforhabdus norvegica genome harbors these coding sequences:
- a CDS encoding acyl-CoA dehydratase activase yields MYYLGLDIGSVSINGMVVDEEGNIVEELPYRRHFGLVFEHFKDVLSLVRERYGSTLVSVALTGMHGELIARILDLPFEAETIAQVVGTVYVVPGVRTIISMGGQDALLFQIGYDPGSDGRRWYLEDFEMNGPCASGTGSFIDQQAERLAYSMYDKSWKPSQEQLQRVLDDFIELGLKSTSPAPVACRCTVFTKSDMIHLQNKGEPLMNIIAGLHYGNAANFVSNIVGNRTVKDPVVFIGGMASNRLQVRAFRHYFPGITVPPYHTSMGALGVALIAIERGWRKLPSKDLSAITTMDYDFPRTGPLRLELSRFDEDNSLKVRKRKKWEGFLGIDIGSTTTKYAFIDRSGRLLHKCYVPTRGKPIEVVQYLLGVLLETTKGECRILGLATTGSGRNVVGDFVDADLIVDEITAHARGAVYMDPEVDTIFEIGGQDSKYIRIDRGHPVDFDMNKVCAAGTGSFLHELANKMNINIVGEFQEIAMASESPIHLTERCTVFMESDLAGYAQKGASREDLIAGLCYAVVHNYLNRVVGRRPVGRRVMFLGGPSLNKAVVAAFERVLNRPIIVPRHREVMGAYGAALLVREMYERGEVTPRQRDLKKLSEASVSFQEVICRADPKCHNECKLKVYDFVGRKSIWGGDCGRYEVSHGKEKETVNYIGKRNSLFFDLMSRWDVVPGRISAGKKGLPVIGMPLGLHFWEWAPFWVVIFRELGFPLLLSPQTTQDIARKGVESVTAETCFPVMVFHGHVRWLSQRVDMLFLPNVINMPSYSEKEAGFFCPLVESGQYITRFALNLDPARIVKPTVYLNDPPEYIADRIVEAMPGSLKPDRALLTRIVKKAFDVQLGFREELLKIGREVISRSNGEEPIWVISGRPYNLYDVRLNLQLGKQLARRGIKAITLDFVDLSLEDMSDFPRMYWGFGSRILRAAKHIARHEGLYGVHLTNFSCGPDSFIEHFYRHVLSEKPALVLEFDEHTAVAGVLTRVEAYNNVVKNYEFQRKSGNRQKMAM; encoded by the coding sequence ATGTATTATCTGGGGCTGGACATAGGATCGGTAAGCATAAACGGAATGGTGGTTGACGAAGAAGGTAATATTGTTGAAGAGCTTCCCTACAGGAGGCATTTCGGTCTGGTTTTCGAACACTTTAAGGATGTGCTGTCGCTGGTTCGGGAGCGCTACGGTTCGACTCTTGTGAGTGTTGCTCTTACGGGAATGCACGGTGAGTTGATTGCCAGAATTCTTGATCTGCCCTTTGAAGCCGAGACCATTGCTCAGGTTGTGGGTACGGTTTATGTGGTGCCCGGTGTCAGAACCATCATAAGCATGGGTGGGCAGGATGCCCTTCTTTTCCAGATCGGATACGATCCCGGATCTGACGGTAGAAGGTGGTACCTGGAAGATTTTGAGATGAACGGCCCCTGCGCATCCGGTACGGGATCGTTTATCGATCAGCAGGCCGAGCGCCTTGCTTACTCCATGTACGACAAAAGCTGGAAACCATCGCAGGAGCAGTTACAGCGTGTGCTGGACGACTTTATTGAGCTGGGCCTGAAAAGTACCTCACCCGCCCCCGTAGCATGCCGATGCACGGTATTTACCAAATCCGACATGATCCATTTACAGAACAAAGGTGAACCCCTGATGAACATCATTGCAGGCCTTCATTACGGAAATGCGGCCAACTTTGTCAGCAACATCGTTGGGAATCGCACCGTAAAGGATCCCGTCGTGTTTATAGGCGGGATGGCCAGCAATCGGCTTCAGGTTCGGGCATTTCGGCACTACTTCCCGGGTATCACCGTGCCGCCTTATCACACCTCAATGGGTGCCCTGGGCGTGGCGCTGATTGCAATAGAAAGAGGCTGGCGTAAGTTGCCTTCAAAGGACTTAAGTGCCATAACCACGATGGACTATGACTTCCCCAGAACCGGGCCTCTCAGGCTGGAGTTAAGCCGCTTTGATGAGGATAATTCGCTGAAAGTCCGGAAAAGAAAAAAGTGGGAAGGCTTTTTGGGCATTGATATAGGTTCGACCACCACGAAGTATGCTTTTATAGATCGATCGGGGAGGCTTCTCCATAAGTGCTATGTGCCCACGCGAGGCAAGCCCATCGAGGTGGTGCAGTATCTTCTGGGGGTGCTTTTGGAGACCACGAAGGGTGAGTGCAGAATATTGGGGCTGGCCACCACGGGGTCCGGAAGAAATGTCGTGGGCGACTTCGTGGATGCAGATCTCATAGTCGATGAGATTACCGCCCATGCCCGTGGCGCCGTTTATATGGACCCTGAAGTTGACACGATTTTTGAGATTGGTGGGCAGGACAGCAAGTACATACGGATAGATCGGGGTCATCCGGTTGACTTCGACATGAATAAAGTATGTGCTGCCGGTACCGGCAGTTTTCTTCACGAACTGGCGAATAAGATGAATATAAACATAGTCGGAGAATTTCAGGAAATAGCCATGGCTTCGGAGTCTCCCATTCACCTTACGGAAAGATGCACGGTTTTTATGGAATCAGACCTTGCAGGATACGCTCAGAAGGGGGCAAGCCGTGAAGATCTGATAGCCGGTTTGTGTTACGCCGTCGTTCACAATTATCTCAACAGAGTTGTTGGACGACGCCCCGTCGGCCGAAGGGTGATGTTTCTCGGTGGCCCTTCCCTTAATAAGGCTGTGGTTGCGGCCTTTGAGCGGGTTCTTAACCGACCGATAATTGTACCCAGACATCGTGAAGTGATGGGCGCTTACGGAGCCGCCCTGCTCGTTAGGGAAATGTACGAAAGGGGTGAAGTAACGCCCAGACAGCGGGATCTCAAGAAGTTATCGGAAGCTTCTGTGAGCTTTCAGGAGGTTATCTGCCGTGCAGACCCGAAATGTCACAACGAATGCAAGCTCAAGGTTTACGACTTCGTGGGCCGTAAGAGCATATGGGGAGGAGACTGTGGGCGTTATGAGGTAAGTCACGGTAAAGAGAAAGAGACGGTCAATTATATCGGCAAAAGGAATTCCCTGTTTTTTGATTTGATGTCCCGATGGGATGTGGTTCCGGGCAGGATATCTGCAGGTAAGAAAGGTCTTCCCGTAATCGGAATGCCGCTGGGGCTTCATTTCTGGGAATGGGCACCCTTCTGGGTTGTGATTTTCCGGGAACTCGGCTTTCCTTTGTTGCTCAGCCCTCAGACCACTCAGGACATCGCCCGTAAAGGAGTCGAAAGTGTTACCGCCGAAACCTGCTTTCCTGTGATGGTGTTCCATGGACATGTTCGCTGGCTTTCTCAACGAGTCGACATGCTTTTCCTTCCCAACGTCATCAACATGCCCTCTTACAGTGAGAAGGAAGCCGGGTTTTTCTGCCCTCTTGTGGAAAGCGGGCAGTACATTACGAGATTTGCTCTGAACCTGGATCCGGCAAGGATTGTGAAACCGACCGTTTATCTCAACGATCCTCCGGAATACATCGCAGACCGAATAGTCGAAGCAATGCCGGGATCTCTGAAACCCGATCGTGCCCTGTTGACCCGTATCGTAAAGAAGGCTTTCGATGTACAACTGGGTTTTCGTGAAGAACTGTTAAAGATCGGTAGAGAAGTAATTTCCCGTTCAAATGGCGAAGAGCCTATCTGGGTCATATCCGGAAGACCTTATAACCTGTACGATGTAAGGCTCAACCTGCAGCTGGGAAAACAGCTCGCCAGGCGAGGAATAAAGGCGATCACTCTGGACTTCGTAGATCTTAGCCTGGAAGATATGAGTGACTTTCCCAGAATGTATTGGGGATTCGGATCCAGGATACTCAGAGCTGCAAAGCATATTGCCCGTCATGAAGGTCTTTACGGTGTTCATCTGACCAACTTCAGTTGCGGTCCCGACTCCTTTATCGAGCACTTCTACAGGCATGTGTTGTCCGAAAAACCGGCCCTTGTTCTCGAATTCGATGAACACACGGCGGTGGCAGGTGTCCTCACGAGGGTTGAGGCCTATAACAACGTAGTAAAGAATTACGAATTCCAGAGAAAAAGTGGGAACCGTCAGAAGATGGCCATGTAA
- a CDS encoding class I SAM-dependent methyltransferase, with translation MKEALLEYLVCPSCLPEEYELKAQDLVRERGEIERGSLICSRCGRNFRIEEGIAYLTPDPDWKPSPQNKYETLHGLSSYLWSHYHDLMGEKPVINTGSLPYSAWADMVTEAGGMCLDIGCAVGRFALEVSRKCDFVVGIDLSVTFIKAARRLARDGRLRAKLVQEGNMVTEREIILPGEWSPERAEFIVADCLRLPFRSNMFRVVTSLNVIDKVPSPLAHMKELNRVAKLRDAECLVADPFSWSPDVAPPDEWLGGKSDGLFAGYGIDNVRKVLEGVHEVISPPWRVEHQSHQPWIIRNHRNHYEYIISYYVKARR, from the coding sequence ATGAAAGAGGCATTGCTGGAATACCTTGTTTGTCCTTCTTGCCTTCCCGAGGAGTACGAACTTAAGGCGCAAGATCTGGTGAGGGAAAGGGGAGAAATTGAGCGGGGAAGTTTGATATGCTCAAGATGCGGGAGAAATTTTCGGATCGAAGAGGGCATCGCTTATCTTACACCGGATCCTGACTGGAAACCATCTCCTCAGAATAAGTACGAAACCCTACACGGCCTGTCTTCCTATCTCTGGAGCCATTATCACGACCTCATGGGTGAAAAACCGGTGATCAACACGGGAAGCCTGCCCTACTCGGCATGGGCGGACATGGTCACTGAAGCCGGAGGGATGTGCCTTGATATCGGATGTGCAGTCGGGCGTTTTGCTCTGGAGGTCTCGCGGAAGTGCGACTTCGTTGTGGGAATTGACCTTTCGGTGACCTTTATAAAAGCAGCCCGAAGGCTTGCCAGGGATGGCAGGTTGAGGGCGAAATTGGTTCAGGAAGGTAATATGGTTACAGAACGGGAGATCATCCTTCCCGGAGAGTGGAGCCCCGAAAGAGCCGAATTTATCGTTGCAGATTGCCTCAGGTTGCCCTTTCGGAGTAATATGTTCCGTGTTGTGACCTCTCTTAATGTCATCGATAAGGTTCCATCTCCGCTGGCTCACATGAAAGAGTTAAACCGTGTTGCGAAACTCCGGGACGCCGAGTGCCTGGTGGCCGATCCTTTTTCCTGGTCTCCCGATGTAGCGCCCCCCGATGAATGGCTTGGCGGAAAGAGCGACGGCCTTTTTGCCGGTTACGGTATTGACAACGTTAGGAAGGTCCTTGAAGGGGTTCATGAAGTAATTTCACCGCCCTGGAGGGTGGAACATCAGTCACATCAACCCTGGATAATAAGAAACCACAGGAACCATTACGAATACATTATAAGTTACTATGTGAAAGCGAGAAGATAA
- a CDS encoding molybdopterin-containing oxidoreductase family protein, giving the protein MIKHTVCRLCSACCPAEVKVEDGKLIGATRKSFLPPEKRLVCPKLLAAPEIVYSPERITNPIIRDRKTGKTREVSWEDAMGFIADRLQKIKDRHGPQAVAWLRGMAADWGTPWDYANRLMNAFGSPNTIGNGSVCHVAREMAHWYVYGAMTIPMVKEAKCIVIWGKNDRNTAPGMAEAILFAREKGAKLIVVDPVRTFFGRRADIWLPVKPAHDGLLVMAMLRLIVEKGWLDRSFIDSYSHGFDRLCDVLNRFSLDEVSKKVWLSKEDIEKAAKLYATGKPACIIDGNGLDMQLEVFDTTRAIAMLRAITGNIDVPGGDFIPQPVPVRNIQLRDELPEGIRPITSDYSLFDNFHPNWGRHAQSCLIDAILDEKPYAVKALVVQSGNPVVTMTESSRVRKAFEKLDFMVCIDPFRNRTSHYADVILPATTCFEKTQINRAYLRNALVILQDAVIGPVGNSWPDWKIIFELAKFLGLGKFFPWESVDEALNYQLEPAGITVEDLRKNPDGIWVEELRYEKYKSEGFNTPSGKVEFASKTLEEAGYPAVPFEKGFSDEPISFAELVDDNSGGNVLIGISGERTNRYTHTQFHNVPFLRKLEPEGFVEIHPQDAERLGIEDFAVVSITTPKGQVKMKARRSDVVRPGVVRIAWGWGEVNEECGVNNLTDDSRRNPLTCTPSNRSFYCRVDKVK; this is encoded by the coding sequence ATGATAAAACACACCGTATGCAGGCTCTGTTCGGCATGTTGCCCGGCTGAGGTTAAAGTCGAGGACGGAAAACTAATTGGGGCAACCAGAAAATCTTTTTTGCCTCCGGAGAAGCGGCTTGTATGTCCCAAGTTGCTTGCCGCTCCCGAGATAGTTTATTCACCGGAGCGGATCACGAACCCGATCATACGTGACAGAAAAACCGGTAAAACCCGGGAGGTTTCCTGGGAAGATGCCATGGGTTTTATAGCCGATCGACTCCAGAAAATCAAAGATCGTCACGGCCCTCAGGCCGTTGCATGGCTTCGAGGCATGGCAGCCGATTGGGGAACACCCTGGGACTATGCAAACAGATTGATGAACGCTTTTGGGTCGCCAAACACCATAGGTAATGGATCGGTATGCCACGTCGCAAGGGAAATGGCCCACTGGTATGTTTATGGGGCCATGACCATACCCATGGTGAAAGAAGCTAAATGCATAGTAATCTGGGGGAAAAACGACAGGAATACTGCTCCCGGTATGGCCGAAGCAATTCTCTTTGCCAGGGAAAAAGGGGCGAAGCTTATCGTGGTGGATCCGGTAAGAACTTTTTTCGGCAGACGGGCCGACATCTGGTTACCCGTCAAGCCGGCCCACGATGGCTTGCTGGTCATGGCAATGTTGAGGCTCATCGTAGAAAAAGGATGGCTTGATAGGTCCTTTATTGACTCTTACTCCCATGGTTTTGATCGACTCTGCGATGTGCTTAACCGCTTTTCACTCGATGAAGTTTCAAAAAAAGTCTGGCTCTCAAAGGAAGACATAGAAAAAGCCGCAAAATTATACGCAACTGGCAAACCTGCCTGCATAATAGACGGAAACGGGCTGGATATGCAGCTTGAGGTCTTTGATACAACCAGGGCAATAGCCATGCTCAGGGCGATTACCGGAAACATCGACGTTCCCGGCGGTGACTTCATTCCTCAGCCCGTTCCCGTTAGAAACATTCAGTTAAGGGATGAACTTCCGGAAGGGATCAGGCCCATCACGTCCGATTATTCCCTTTTTGATAACTTCCATCCAAACTGGGGACGGCATGCTCAGTCGTGCCTCATTGATGCCATTCTTGACGAAAAGCCTTATGCCGTTAAAGCCCTTGTGGTCCAGTCGGGCAATCCGGTGGTTACAATGACGGAATCATCCAGAGTCAGAAAGGCCTTTGAAAAGCTGGACTTTATGGTCTGCATCGATCCTTTTCGAAATCGCACATCCCATTACGCAGACGTTATCCTGCCGGCCACAACCTGTTTCGAAAAGACCCAGATTAATCGGGCTTACTTGCGTAATGCTCTCGTAATCCTGCAGGATGCAGTTATAGGACCTGTTGGAAACAGCTGGCCGGATTGGAAAATAATCTTTGAACTGGCAAAATTCCTGGGCCTAGGTAAGTTTTTCCCATGGGAATCCGTAGACGAGGCCCTGAACTATCAACTCGAGCCTGCAGGAATTACCGTTGAGGATTTAAGAAAGAATCCGGACGGTATATGGGTGGAAGAGTTGCGTTACGAAAAATACAAAAGTGAAGGCTTCAATACGCCCAGCGGTAAAGTAGAGTTTGCGTCAAAAACTCTGGAAGAGGCAGGGTATCCGGCAGTTCCTTTTGAAAAGGGTTTTTCCGATGAGCCGATCAGTTTTGCCGAATTAGTTGATGACAATTCAGGGGGTAATGTACTCATCGGGATAAGCGGTGAGCGAACAAATCGTTACACTCACACCCAATTCCATAATGTGCCCTTCCTGAGAAAGCTTGAACCCGAGGGATTTGTAGAAATCCATCCGCAGGATGCTGAAAGACTGGGAATAGAAGACTTTGCCGTGGTTTCCATAACGACTCCAAAAGGACAGGTTAAAATGAAAGCCCGCAGGTCCGATGTGGTGAGACCGGGTGTGGTGCGTATTGCCTGGGGATGGGGAGAAGTTAATGAAGAGTGCGGGGTTAACAACCTGACCGATGACTCTCGCCGTAACCCCCTAACCTGCACGCCCTCAAATCGGAGCTTTTATTGTCGTGTGGATAAAGTGAAATGA
- a CDS encoding MBL fold metallo-hydrolase encodes MKLTDEFFVYPWESMTENNCNSYVIGKKEKILIDPGHYHLLPRLEQKMKEDGISFDDISLVLVTHPHPDHMEGIAAWNQRPALIALHPDALDFIEQFGQIWEDATGKTLPKFEVDFFVTEGNLKVGPYSFQVIHTPGHAPGSLSFYWEDGRVLFTGDVIFVQSFGRFDLPGADPVALIQSIEKLVQLDTEFLAPGHGPMLQGRGSVKENFYIVLGLFQQMVAREMKKNNEVLQGFPEGQNRNG; translated from the coding sequence ATGAAGCTTACAGACGAATTCTTCGTTTATCCCTGGGAAAGTATGACGGAAAACAACTGCAACAGTTATGTAATCGGCAAAAAGGAAAAAATTCTTATAGATCCGGGTCACTATCATTTATTACCCAGGCTCGAGCAGAAGATGAAAGAAGACGGCATATCCTTTGACGACATAAGCCTTGTCCTCGTAACACATCCTCATCCGGACCACATGGAAGGTATTGCTGCATGGAATCAGAGGCCGGCCCTGATCGCCCTGCACCCGGATGCTCTGGATTTCATCGAGCAGTTCGGACAAATCTGGGAAGACGCAACGGGAAAGACTCTTCCAAAGTTCGAGGTTGATTTCTTTGTGACGGAGGGAAACCTTAAGGTCGGCCCTTACTCCTTTCAGGTAATACACACTCCAGGACATGCTCCGGGATCCCTTTCTTTTTACTGGGAAGACGGCAGGGTTCTCTTCACGGGCGATGTTATCTTCGTGCAAAGCTTCGGCCGTTTTGATCTGCCCGGCGCCGATCCGGTGGCATTGATACAGAGCATAGAAAAACTGGTTCAACTGGATACCGAATTCCTTGCACCGGGACACGGCCCTATGCTCCAGGGACGCGGCTCGGTGAAAGAGAACTTTTATATCGTTTTAGGGCTTTTCCAGCAGATGGTAGCAAGGGAGATGAAGAAGAATAACGAGGTTTTGCAGGGTTTCCCGGAAGGGCAAAACAGAAACGGTTGA
- a CDS encoding bifunctional acetyl-CoA hydrolase/transferase family protein/GNAT family N-acetyltransferase, with the protein MVAKPALSLIDWRGSYQQKKMPAEKALRAIKRGQRVFIGSGCGEPQYLVEKLVEQMSYLADIEILHILSLGRTRYTDACFQEKCRLKSFFVAASSREAVAEGRADYTPINLSDVPTLFRNNILPVDVALIQVSPPDEHGFCSYGVAVDIVKPATECARYVIAQVNASMPRTLGDSFIHVNNIDAIVEHDEPILEMPPPVVNEIARMIGHHVAELVEDEATLRVGVGSLSSACLYALEGKKDLGVHTDMLTDPYLYLIEKGVITNEKKTLHPGKIIASFCAGTEKLYRFVHNNPLVEFHPVDYTNNYRIIAQNRKMTTIHSALEVDLSGQVCADSVGYEIYSGVGGAVDFLRGARHSEGGRSIVVLPSTTIDGSKSRIVPTLTEGSGVVTTRAGVEYVVTEYGTAYLMGKSLRERTLELINIAHPDFREELLQEAYRLNYLRREIYPVGISFYPENLEVKQLFDGDLELTFRPVRPSDETIVRNFLASLPREEPYVRFLSLMKVYPKYNVQEILHIDYRSKMVLLGIDGLPGHERVVAMGGYVLDEELMTAEVDFAVHPDYGRRGVGTFLLQRLAEIGRNAGIKTFVAYVTKGQEKVFGVFEALGYLVRITLADDVYEIRLFLDTPTDLCLVDLPSDGR; encoded by the coding sequence ATGGTTGCAAAACCGGCTCTTTCGCTGATCGACTGGCGCGGTTCCTATCAGCAAAAGAAAATGCCGGCCGAAAAAGCCCTGAGGGCCATTAAAAGAGGCCAACGGGTGTTTATCGGCTCGGGGTGCGGTGAGCCTCAGTATCTTGTGGAGAAACTTGTGGAGCAAATGTCCTATCTGGCAGACATTGAGATACTCCACATTCTCAGTCTGGGAAGGACCCGCTATACCGACGCGTGTTTTCAGGAAAAGTGTCGATTAAAATCGTTTTTTGTGGCCGCATCTTCGAGAGAAGCCGTAGCAGAGGGGCGTGCCGATTATACCCCGATAAATTTATCCGATGTGCCCACCCTTTTCAGAAACAACATCCTGCCGGTGGACGTTGCCCTGATCCAGGTATCTCCACCGGACGAGCACGGATTTTGTAGCTACGGGGTCGCCGTGGACATAGTCAAACCTGCCACGGAATGCGCACGCTACGTGATTGCCCAGGTAAACGCCAGTATGCCCCGCACATTAGGAGATTCCTTCATCCATGTAAACAACATAGACGCCATCGTTGAACACGACGAACCCATACTGGAGATGCCTCCACCTGTTGTAAACGAAATTGCCCGGATGATAGGCCATCATGTGGCCGAACTGGTTGAAGACGAGGCAACACTGAGGGTCGGAGTGGGTAGTCTGTCAAGTGCCTGCCTCTATGCTCTTGAGGGCAAGAAAGATCTCGGTGTGCATACAGACATGCTCACGGATCCCTATCTCTACCTCATTGAAAAGGGAGTTATCACCAACGAGAAGAAGACATTGCACCCGGGAAAGATTATAGCCAGCTTTTGCGCAGGAACGGAAAAGCTGTACCGCTTTGTTCACAATAACCCCCTCGTTGAATTTCACCCCGTCGATTACACCAACAACTACAGGATTATTGCCCAGAATCGCAAGATGACCACCATACACTCGGCTCTTGAAGTGGACCTAAGCGGGCAGGTTTGTGCCGATTCGGTCGGTTATGAGATCTACAGCGGTGTCGGTGGAGCCGTGGATTTCCTTCGGGGGGCAAGGCATTCCGAGGGAGGACGATCTATTGTGGTGCTTCCGTCAACCACAATAGACGGCAGCAAATCCCGCATTGTGCCCACCCTGACGGAGGGAAGCGGAGTTGTGACAACGAGGGCTGGTGTTGAATACGTGGTAACAGAATACGGAACGGCTTATCTGATGGGGAAAAGCCTGAGGGAGAGGACTCTTGAGCTTATAAATATTGCCCACCCGGACTTTCGGGAGGAACTGCTCCAGGAGGCTTATCGCCTTAATTACCTGAGGCGCGAGATATACCCCGTGGGGATCAGTTTTTACCCGGAAAACCTGGAAGTTAAACAGTTGTTTGACGGCGATCTGGAACTGACCTTCAGGCCGGTCCGCCCTTCCGACGAAACCATAGTGAGGAACTTTCTGGCGTCCCTGCCCAGGGAAGAACCTTACGTCAGGTTCCTGTCTCTGATGAAGGTTTACCCCAAATACAACGTTCAGGAAATTCTCCATATCGACTATCGCTCCAAGATGGTTTTGCTGGGAATTGACGGTCTTCCGGGGCATGAGCGGGTTGTAGCCATGGGGGGATATGTTTTAGACGAAGAACTCATGACAGCAGAAGTTGACTTTGCCGTACATCCCGATTACGGACGCCGCGGTGTGGGAACCTTTCTGCTTCAGAGGCTTGCGGAAATCGGTCGAAATGCAGGAATTAAGACCTTCGTCGCCTATGTTACAAAGGGACAGGAAAAAGTCTTCGGAGTCTTTGAGGCTCTGGGCTATCTGGTTAGAATAACTCTTGCAGACGATGTTTACGAAATACGACTCTTCCTCGATACCCCAACGGACCTTTGCCTGGTGGATCTGCCGTCAGATGGAAGATAA
- the lgt gene encoding prolipoprotein diacylglyceryl transferase, protein MIPYPHIDPDIVRIGPFHIRWYGLMYLLGFIAAYFVIPRQEKSRSLGLQGATLQDLLFWVALGLIVGARAGHLVFYQYPYFDYYLSHPLEIIALWHGGMSFHGGLIGSVLAGYIFCRKKGLPFWGVADCVVVAAPIGLGLGRIGNFINGELYGRITEVPWAMVFPMGGPFPRHPSQLYEAFGEGLILFAILWKMQKKNLADGMMVALFLICYGTIRFILEFFREPDPQIGFILGFFSMGQVLCAGMILAGSSVIILLKKRKTNGS, encoded by the coding sequence ATGATCCCCTATCCTCATATAGATCCTGACATAGTTCGCATTGGCCCTTTTCACATTCGATGGTACGGTTTAATGTATCTTCTTGGTTTTATCGCAGCCTACTTCGTTATCCCAAGGCAGGAAAAAAGTCGTTCACTGGGACTTCAGGGAGCAACCCTGCAGGATCTGCTTTTCTGGGTTGCCCTGGGTCTTATCGTTGGAGCACGGGCAGGACATCTGGTTTTTTACCAGTACCCCTACTTTGACTATTACCTCTCCCACCCTCTGGAAATAATAGCCCTATGGCATGGCGGAATGTCCTTCCACGGAGGGCTTATAGGCTCTGTGCTGGCCGGCTATATTTTCTGCAGAAAGAAAGGTCTGCCTTTTTGGGGAGTTGCCGATTGTGTTGTGGTAGCGGCCCCCATCGGACTTGGCCTCGGTCGCATCGGCAACTTCATAAACGGCGAGCTTTACGGCCGGATTACAGAGGTCCCATGGGCAATGGTTTTCCCCATGGGTGGGCCCTTTCCCAGACACCCTTCTCAGCTTTACGAGGCCTTCGGTGAGGGGCTTATTCTTTTTGCAATTCTGTGGAAGATGCAGAAGAAAAACCTGGCCGATGGAATGATGGTGGCTCTTTTTTTGATATGTTACGGAACCATACGTTTCATCCTGGAATTTTTCCGTGAACCGGATCCTCAGATAGGTTTCATTCTCGGTTTTTTCAGCATGGGCCAGGTTCTGTGTGCCGGGATGATACTGGCAGGGTCATCGGTTATAATCCTGCTCAAAAAGCGCAAAACTAACGGGAGTTAA
- a CDS encoding Hsp20/alpha crystallin family protein, protein MLGLVPRRRSLLDVPSPFDLIDRWFESFELPVLDRVFERDRFWVPAFDVSETDDHIVVKADLPGIDPKELDISITGNVLTVKGEKKQEHEEKGESYHRVERTFGSFTRSFTLPADVDPNGVEATYKDGVLKLMIPKTEKSKRKKIEVKTQ, encoded by the coding sequence ATGTTAGGGCTGGTACCCAGGAGAAGAAGCCTTCTGGACGTACCATCTCCCTTTGATTTGATCGATAGGTGGTTTGAGTCCTTTGAGCTTCCGGTGCTGGATCGGGTGTTTGAAAGAGATCGATTCTGGGTTCCTGCTTTTGATGTGTCGGAAACGGACGATCATATTGTGGTGAAGGCGGATCTGCCGGGAATTGATCCGAAGGAGCTGGACATCTCTATCACGGGGAATGTGCTGACTGTAAAGGGTGAAAAGAAACAGGAGCATGAGGAGAAGGGTGAGTCCTATCACAGGGTAGAGAGGACCTTTGGATCCTTTACCAGGTCCTTCACGCTGCCTGCTGACGTGGATCCTAACGGTGTTGAGGCGACTTACAAAGACGGTGTGTTGAAACTGATGATCCCCAAGACGGAGAAGTCAAAGCGTAAGAAAATAGAGGTTAAGACTCAGTAG
- a CDS encoding GatB/YqeY domain-containing protein produces MAAEIRSKIEEALKEAIRNRDETAKNALRGLLTAMKNREKELMKELDDQEVVKIVSSQVKMRRESVEQYKQGGRDDLVEKEEAEIRVLEQFLPRPLTDEELERLVEECIEEVKAKTPRDLGKVMKIIMPRVAGRADGKIVNEMVRKKLSG; encoded by the coding sequence ATGGCTGCGGAGATTAGGAGCAAAATAGAAGAAGCACTAAAAGAGGCTATACGCAACCGGGATGAGACGGCAAAAAACGCTCTCAGAGGCCTTCTCACGGCCATGAAAAACAGAGAAAAGGAGCTGATGAAAGAGCTTGATGATCAGGAAGTCGTGAAAATCGTTTCTTCTCAGGTAAAGATGCGTCGCGAATCTGTGGAGCAATATAAACAGGGCGGAAGAGACGATCTTGTGGAAAAAGAGGAAGCCGAAATCAGAGTGCTTGAACAATTCCTGCCCAGGCCTCTTACCGATGAAGAACTCGAGCGTCTGGTGGAGGAATGCATCGAAGAAGTAAAGGCCAAAACACCCAGGGACCTCGGCAAAGTAATGAAGATCATAATGCCCAGGGTCGCAGGACGAGCCGACGGCAAGATCGTTAACGAAATGGTCAGAAAAAAGCTTTCAGGATGA